A single window of Streptomyces sudanensis DNA harbors:
- a CDS encoding GAF domain-containing protein, translating into MRAEIQASWERSHLLGIDVEGAALPIESDLDPDSRLVRAAAPVLDRLWARFSGLPVTVTLADPRANIVDRFGDPVGLDLMDEASLVRGANVDERFMGTSSVSMVLSTRAPFVVVGHEHFLHNLKTLTCMAAPVRDPLGGTVQGVVNLSVPEGMAKPGMALMLQDATDLIAERLLELGTARERALMASLRAGGRDENTGLLHVGTGELAGYGGAAPLLDRRERSALLDAAVDLIGSSEQSSAEVVLADGRIAALRRKRLRHGDAEGAAVEVTFRGPHPTARGGLVVPGRTPPAG; encoded by the coding sequence GTGCGTGCGGAGATCCAGGCGTCGTGGGAGCGGTCGCACCTGCTCGGCATCGACGTCGAGGGCGCGGCGCTGCCCATCGAGAGCGACCTGGACCCCGACTCGCGGCTGGTCAGGGCTGCCGCGCCGGTGCTGGACCGGTTGTGGGCCCGGTTCTCCGGGCTTCCGGTCACCGTGACGCTGGCGGACCCCCGCGCCAACATCGTCGACCGGTTCGGCGACCCCGTCGGACTCGACCTGATGGACGAGGCGTCGCTGGTGCGGGGCGCCAACGTGGACGAGCGGTTCATGGGGACCAGCAGCGTCAGCATGGTCCTGAGCACCCGGGCCCCCTTCGTGGTCGTCGGACACGAGCACTTCCTGCACAACCTCAAGACGCTGACCTGCATGGCCGCGCCCGTGCGCGACCCGCTCGGCGGCACCGTGCAGGGAGTGGTCAACCTCTCCGTCCCGGAGGGGATGGCGAAGCCGGGAATGGCGCTGATGCTCCAGGACGCCACCGACCTCATCGCGGAGCGCCTGCTGGAGCTGGGCACCGCCAGGGAGCGGGCGCTGATGGCCTCCCTCCGGGCCGGGGGCCGCGACGAGAACACCGGCCTCCTCCACGTCGGCACGGGCGAGCTGGCCGGATACGGCGGGGCCGCGCCCCTGCTGGACCGGCGGGAGCGGTCCGCGCTGCTGGACGCCGCCGTCGACCTGATCGGCTCCAGCGAGCAGTCCTCCGCCGAGGTCGTCCTGGCCGACGGCCGGATCGCCGCGCTGCGCCGCAAGCGGCTGCGCCACGGCGACGCGGAGGGCGCCGCCGTCGAGGTGACCTTCCGCGGACCCCACCCCACCGCGCGCGGCGGGCTCGTCGTGCCGGGCCGGACGCCCCCGGCCGG
- a CDS encoding DUF397 domain-containing protein translates to MVRIYNGMPAADLGAEGWHKPWSGGNGGNCVEAMKLADGRVAMRQSADPDGPALIYTPGEIAAFIRGAKSGQADFLLT, encoded by the coding sequence ATGGTTCGCATATACAACGGCATGCCCGCCGCAGACCTCGGCGCCGAGGGGTGGCACAAGCCGTGGAGCGGCGGCAACGGCGGCAACTGCGTCGAGGCCATGAAGCTGGCCGACGGCAGGGTCGCGATGCGCCAGTCCGCCGACCCGGACGGCCCCGCCCTCATCTACACCCCCGGGGAGATCGCCGCGTTCATCCGGGGGGCCAAGTCGGGCCAGGCCGACTTCCTGCTCACCTGA
- a CDS encoding ATP-binding protein, which yields MAPGNALTPQLIAARPVIPVPHSHGLPRTPRPQAHPARPRTPDVRRFAFELPARAESVARARRLATDRLAIWEVAGDVCDTAELVVSELFTNAVVHTASGRVVCELRDRGEHVRIAVHDEGCRVTGPRLRSAEREECGRGLLLVDAMCSAWGTHDARHGAGRVVWADLAHDTAAPC from the coding sequence GTGGCACCTGGCAACGCGCTCACCCCCCAGCTCATAGCGGCTCGACCGGTGATCCCCGTCCCACACTCTCACGGCCTCCCCCGCACCCCCCGCCCGCAGGCCCACCCGGCCCGGCCCCGCACGCCCGACGTCCGCCGCTTCGCCTTCGAACTCCCCGCCCGCGCCGAGTCGGTGGCCAGGGCCCGCCGGCTCGCCACGGACCGCCTGGCGATCTGGGAGGTCGCCGGGGACGTGTGCGACACGGCCGAGCTGGTCGTCTCCGAACTGTTCACCAACGCCGTGGTGCACACCGCGAGCGGACGCGTCGTCTGCGAGCTGCGGGACCGGGGGGAGCACGTGCGGATCGCCGTCCACGACGAGGGCTGCCGGGTGACCGGACCGCGGTTGCGGTCGGCCGAACGCGAGGAGTGCGGGCGGGGGTTGCTCCTCGTCGACGCGATGTGCAGCGCGTGGGGCACCCACGACGCCCGGCACGGAGCGGGGCGCGTCGTCTGGGCGGACCTGGCCCACGACACGGCGGCGCCATGCTGA
- a CDS encoding SAM-dependent methyltransferase: MTGNDTAAEGAPVQNVLIDTSKPHPARIYDWFLGGKDNYPVDEEMAHRLLTVDARGRDIARVNRAFMHRATRWLGKAGVRQYLDIGTGIPTEPNLHQIAQQVAPESRIVYCDNDPIVLAHAEALLRSAPEGATAYIQADARDPQAILERAGEVLDFTRPVALSLVALLHFVDDEDGAYELVSRLVGRLAPGSYLVLSHITSEFEPERAAEARAMYQGRGLTLRPRSREEVARFFDGLELVEPGVTLGSDWRRELGEPVRVDSEGPIPVYAGVARKP; this comes from the coding sequence ATGACCGGGAACGACACCGCCGCCGAGGGCGCGCCCGTCCAGAACGTGCTGATCGACACCAGCAAGCCGCACCCCGCGCGGATCTACGACTGGTTCCTCGGCGGCAAGGACAACTACCCGGTGGACGAGGAGATGGCCCACCGGCTCCTCACCGTCGACGCGCGCGGCCGCGACATAGCCCGGGTCAACCGGGCGTTCATGCACCGCGCGACCCGCTGGCTCGGCAAGGCCGGTGTCCGCCAGTATCTGGACATCGGCACCGGCATCCCCACCGAGCCGAACCTCCACCAGATAGCCCAGCAGGTCGCGCCCGAGTCGCGGATCGTCTACTGCGACAACGACCCGATCGTCCTCGCCCACGCCGAGGCGCTGCTGCGCTCCGCCCCCGAGGGCGCCACCGCGTACATCCAGGCCGACGCCCGCGACCCGCAGGCCATCCTGGAGCGCGCCGGGGAGGTCCTCGACTTCACCCGGCCCGTGGCGCTGTCGCTGGTGGCGCTGCTCCACTTCGTCGACGACGAGGACGGGGCGTACGAGCTGGTGTCCCGGCTCGTGGGGCGGCTGGCACCGGGGAGCTACCTCGTCCTGTCGCACATCACCAGCGAGTTCGAGCCGGAGAGGGCGGCGGAGGCGCGCGCCATGTACCAGGGCCGCGGCCTTACGCTGCGGCCGCGCAGCCGCGAGGAGGTCGCCCGCTTCTTCGACGGCCTGGAACTGGTCGAGCCGGGGGTGACGCTGGGCAGCGACTGGCGCCGGGAGCTGGGCGAACCCGTCCGGGTCGACAGCGAGGGCCCCATCCCGGTGTACGCGGGAGTCGCCCGCAAGCCGTGA
- a CDS encoding class I SAM-dependent methyltransferase, which yields MKGDNAAEDRYGPVPPAVRAVYGPDDLSSVPVFQGGFINFGLWDGIRPDGPLTVADRERSERLLYRRVLDALGGGDGRRALEVGCGLGVGCALALEEYAYASVTGMDIHPDQLDRARRANAALLAAAPGRLRLVRGAAEAMASGDGEFDHVYSVEAAQHFRDLGAFARECARVLRPGGRVAVASFFVPGEEERPDAARMLAEYLDSFASGLDVARPLGALTGALAAAGLADVRARSLGGSVWSGFDRYLAGLDLPVSWPRNFLRAYREGILDYYLVTAARPADGG from the coding sequence ATGAAGGGTGACAACGCGGCGGAGGACCGGTACGGGCCCGTTCCGCCGGCTGTGCGCGCGGTGTACGGGCCGGACGACCTCAGCTCCGTACCCGTGTTCCAGGGCGGTTTCATCAACTTCGGCCTGTGGGACGGGATCCGTCCGGACGGCCCCCTCACGGTGGCGGACCGCGAGCGCAGCGAGCGCCTGCTCTACCGGCGGGTGCTGGACGCGCTGGGCGGCGGCGACGGGCGGCGGGCGCTGGAGGTCGGGTGCGGTCTCGGCGTCGGCTGCGCGCTCGCCCTGGAGGAGTACGCCTACGCATCGGTGACGGGGATGGACATCCACCCCGACCAGCTGGACCGCGCCCGCCGGGCCAACGCCGCGCTGCTGGCCGCGGCGCCCGGGCGGCTGCGCCTGGTGCGCGGCGCCGCCGAGGCGATGGCGTCCGGGGACGGGGAGTTCGACCACGTCTACTCGGTGGAGGCCGCCCAGCACTTCCGCGACCTGGGCGCCTTCGCCCGCGAGTGCGCCCGCGTCCTGCGGCCGGGGGGCCGCGTGGCGGTCGCGTCGTTCTTCGTGCCGGGCGAGGAGGAGCGGCCGGACGCGGCACGGATGCTCGCGGAGTACCTGGACAGCTTCGCCTCCGGTCTGGACGTGGCCCGCCCGCTGGGCGCGCTGACCGGCGCGCTGGCGGCGGCGGGGCTGGCGGACGTGCGGGCCCGGTCGCTGGGCGGGTCCGTCTGGTCGGGCTTCGACCGCTACCTGGCGGGCCTGGACCTCCCGGTGTCCTGGCCCCGCAACTTCCTCCGCGCGTACCGGGAGGGAATCCTCGACTACTACCTGGTGACGGCCGCGCGCCCGGCGGACGGCGGGTAG
- a CDS encoding (2Fe-2S) ferredoxin domain-containing protein: MRPGAVRPCSLVVCRGCCCGDARKNPGTDHAGQLERLRQAAAASGGRLTVRTSDCLGPCGQANVMVVQPSTEARRRGARAAWIGWALDDDCLDDVLAWVEAGGPGMAEPPATLALQMIDPPSEARRRAR; encoded by the coding sequence ATGCGCCCCGGAGCCGTCCGGCCCTGCTCGCTCGTCGTCTGCCGGGGCTGCTGCTGCGGCGACGCGCGCAAGAACCCCGGGACCGACCACGCGGGTCAGCTGGAGCGGCTGCGGCAGGCCGCGGCGGCGTCCGGCGGGAGGCTGACCGTCCGCACGAGCGACTGCCTGGGCCCGTGCGGCCAGGCCAACGTCATGGTCGTCCAGCCCTCCACCGAGGCCCGGAGACGCGGCGCCCGCGCCGCGTGGATCGGCTGGGCGCTGGACGACGACTGCCTCGACGACGTCCTCGCCTGGGTCGAGGCGGGCGGACCGGGCATGGCCGAGCCGCCCGCGACACTCGCGCTGCAGATGATCGACCCGCCGTCGGAGGCCCGCCGCCGCGCCCGCTGA
- a CDS encoding helix-turn-helix domain-containing protein — MSEPRSAPTVGQVVLGKRLQDLREKAGLRREEAAKVLHVAPATIRRMETAEVALKIPYVQLLLQAYGVDRDEAEGFVRLAEEANRPGWWQRFHDVLPGWFSMYVSLEGAASRIRAYEPHFVPGLLQTEDYARAVLRGGAVGRVGPQDIERHVALRMERQSLLTRPDPPKFWVVMDETVLRRRPAGSAPGLMRAQLDRLLEAVEMPHVTLQVAEFATGHHPGAYGPFVLFRFAVPELPDMVYSEYLTGAVYLDARPEVASHLEVMDRMAAQAASVHRTKEILRAFRKEL; from the coding sequence GTGAGCGAGCCACGATCCGCCCCCACCGTGGGACAGGTCGTCCTGGGCAAGCGGCTCCAGGATCTGCGGGAGAAGGCCGGCCTCAGACGGGAGGAGGCGGCCAAGGTCCTGCACGTCGCCCCGGCCACAATCCGCCGCATGGAGACGGCGGAGGTCGCGCTCAAGATCCCTTACGTCCAGCTCCTCCTCCAGGCGTACGGCGTCGACCGCGACGAGGCGGAGGGCTTCGTGCGGCTCGCCGAGGAGGCCAACAGGCCCGGCTGGTGGCAGCGGTTCCACGACGTGCTCCCGGGCTGGTTCAGCATGTACGTCAGCCTGGAGGGCGCCGCCAGCCGCATCCGGGCCTACGAACCGCACTTCGTCCCCGGACTGCTCCAGACGGAGGACTACGCCAGGGCCGTCCTGCGCGGCGGCGCCGTCGGCCGGGTCGGCCCCCAGGACATCGAGCGCCACGTCGCGCTGCGGATGGAGCGGCAGTCCCTGCTGACCAGGCCCGATCCCCCGAAGTTCTGGGTGGTCATGGACGAGACGGTGCTCCGGCGCCGCCCGGCCGGCAGTGCCCCCGGGCTCATGCGCGCCCAGCTCGACCGGCTGCTGGAGGCGGTGGAGATGCCCCACGTCACCCTGCAGGTCGCGGAGTTCGCGACGGGCCACCACCCCGGCGCCTACGGCCCGTTCGTGCTCTTCCGGTTCGCCGTGCCGGAGCTGCCGGACATGGTCTACAGCGAGTACCTCACCGGCGCGGTCTACCTCGACGCGCGTCCGGAGGTGGCCTCCCACCTGGAGGTCATGGACCGCATGGCGGCGCAGGCCGCCTCCGTACACCGCACGAAGGAAATCCTCCGGGCGTTCCGCAAGGAGTTGTGA
- a CDS encoding plasmid mobilization protein, translating into MAKTRISISLEQDQAERIRQHAERAGMDVSAYLVHAATRQMAESDAIEEQFAEVDALIARAERAADGLPAEPAPEPTAELTEQERRDVEEALGLVHGRDRQGRRPGHAA; encoded by the coding sequence GTGGCGAAGACACGCATCAGCATCAGCTTGGAGCAGGACCAGGCCGAACGCATCAGGCAGCACGCGGAACGGGCGGGCATGGACGTCTCGGCCTATCTGGTGCATGCCGCAACGCGCCAGATGGCCGAGAGCGATGCCATAGAGGAACAGTTCGCCGAGGTGGACGCACTCATCGCCCGGGCGGAGCGAGCGGCGGACGGGCTGCCCGCAGAACCCGCCCCGGAACCGACCGCGGAGCTGACGGAGCAGGAACGCCGCGATGTGGAGGAGGCCCTGGGGCTCGTCCACGGTCGCGACCGGCAAGGCCGCCGTCCGGGGCACGCCGCGTGA
- a CDS encoding beta-ketoacyl-ACP synthase III: MTGTRIAALGHYQPAKVLTNDDLAALVDTSDEWIRSRVGIRTRHMAGPEEPVDKLASQAAEKALASAGLAPDDIDLVLVATSTAINRSPNMAARVAARLGMSSPATMDLNVVCAGFTHALALADHAVRAGSARRALVIGADKMTEIADWTDRTTCVLLGDGAGAAVVEAAPEGAPGIGPVLWGSVPEMGHAVRIEGTPPRFAQEGQAVYRWATTQLPPLARRICERSGIALEDLGAIVLHQANLRIIEPLAQRIGAVNAVVARDVTESGNTSAASIPMALSKLVARGDVPPGSPALLFGFGGNLSYAGQVVHTP, encoded by the coding sequence ATGACGGGCACTCGTATCGCCGCGCTTGGGCATTACCAGCCCGCCAAGGTGCTCACCAACGACGACCTGGCCGCGCTGGTCGACACCAGCGACGAATGGATCCGCAGCCGCGTCGGCATCCGCACCCGCCACATGGCCGGACCGGAGGAGCCGGTCGACAAGCTGGCCTCCCAGGCCGCCGAGAAGGCCCTCGCCTCGGCGGGCCTGGCCCCCGACGACATCGACCTCGTCCTCGTCGCCACGTCCACCGCGATCAACCGCTCCCCGAACATGGCGGCCCGCGTCGCCGCCCGGCTCGGCATGTCCTCCCCGGCCACGATGGACCTGAACGTCGTGTGCGCGGGCTTCACCCACGCCCTCGCCCTCGCCGACCACGCCGTGCGGGCGGGCTCGGCCCGGCGCGCCCTGGTGATCGGCGCGGACAAGATGACGGAGATCGCCGACTGGACCGACCGCACCACCTGCGTCCTGCTCGGCGACGGCGCGGGCGCCGCCGTCGTGGAGGCCGCCCCGGAGGGCGCCCCGGGCATCGGCCCGGTCCTGTGGGGCTCCGTCCCCGAGATGGGCCACGCGGTCCGCATCGAGGGCACCCCGCCCCGCTTCGCCCAGGAGGGCCAGGCCGTCTACCGCTGGGCCACCACCCAGCTCCCGCCCCTCGCCCGCCGCATCTGCGAGCGCTCCGGCATCGCCCTGGAGGACCTGGGGGCGATCGTCCTGCACCAGGCCAACCTCCGCATCATCGAGCCCCTCGCCCAGCGGATAGGGGCGGTCAACGCGGTCGTCGCCCGCGACGTCACGGAGTCCGGCAACACCTCGGCGGCGTCCATCCCCATGGCCCTGTCGAAGCTGGTGGCCCGCGGCGACGTCCCGCCCGGCTCCCCGGCCCTCCTTTTCGGTTTCGGCGGCAACCTGTCGTACGCGGGCCAGGTGGTCCACACCCCGTGA
- the fdhD gene encoding formate dehydrogenase accessory sulfurtransferase FdhD, with protein sequence MGRVTERRRVIRVRDGAVSARPDTLVAEEPLEIRLDGRPLAVTMRTPGDDFALAVGFLVSEGVLGAAEEVRNVVYCAGARDDGGNTYNVVDVRLAPGVPVPDITLERNVYTTSSCGLCGKASLDAVRTTARFALADGPPVRVGVDVLAALPDRLRAAQQVFERTGGLHAAALFSAAGELLDVREDVGRHNAVDKVVGRALREGRLPLGGTVLLVSGRASFELAQKAVMAGVPVLAAVSAPSSLAVDLAAEAGLTLVGFLRGGSMNVYAGEHRLLDADGAPLSAG encoded by the coding sequence ATGGGACGGGTCACGGAGCGGCGGCGCGTCATCCGGGTCCGGGACGGGGCGGTGTCCGCCCGGCCCGACACGCTGGTCGCCGAGGAGCCGCTGGAGATCCGGTTGGACGGCAGGCCCCTCGCCGTCACCATGCGCACGCCGGGCGACGACTTCGCGCTCGCCGTCGGGTTCCTGGTCAGCGAGGGCGTCCTCGGCGCGGCGGAGGAGGTGCGGAACGTCGTGTACTGCGCGGGCGCCCGCGACGACGGCGGCAACACGTACAACGTGGTCGACGTGCGGCTCGCGCCGGGTGTGCCGGTGCCGGACATCACGCTGGAACGGAACGTCTACACGACCTCCTCGTGCGGGCTGTGCGGCAAGGCCAGCCTGGACGCGGTGCGCACCACCGCCCGGTTCGCGCTCGCCGACGGCCCGCCGGTGCGGGTCGGGGTGGACGTGCTGGCCGCGCTGCCCGACCGGCTGCGCGCGGCCCAGCAGGTGTTCGAGCGGACGGGCGGGCTGCACGCGGCGGCCCTGTTCTCCGCGGCGGGCGAGCTGCTGGACGTACGGGAGGACGTGGGGCGGCACAACGCGGTCGACAAGGTGGTCGGGCGGGCCCTGCGGGAGGGGCGGCTGCCGCTGGGCGGGACGGTGCTGCTGGTGTCGGGGCGGGCGTCGTTCGAGCTGGCGCAGAAGGCCGTGATGGCGGGCGTCCCGGTGCTGGCGGCGGTCTCGGCGCCGTCGTCGCTGGCCGTGGACCTGGCCGCCGAGGCCGGACTGACGCTGGTCGGGTTCCTGCGGGGCGGGTCGATGAACGTGTACGCCGGGGAGCACCGCCTCCTGGACGCGGACGGCGCCCCGCTGTCGGCCGGGTGA
- a CDS encoding DUF488 family protein — protein MPRLELLTFGHSTADRGTLARLLREAGVTAVVDVRTAPGSRRDPDLARQRLDRWMPEAGVAYRWEPRLGGFRKPSPDSPDTVWRNASFRGYAAHTRSPDFLAAMDALTQQAARERTAVMCSEAVWWRCHRRLIADFAVLARGVPVHHLMHDGRLTPHSPTPGVRLRDDGLLVYDDAGTPP, from the coding sequence ATGCCCCGGCTCGAACTGCTCACCTTCGGCCACAGCACCGCCGACCGGGGAACGCTGGCACGGCTCCTCCGGGAAGCCGGCGTCACCGCCGTCGTGGACGTCAGGACGGCCCCCGGCAGCCGCCGCGACCCGGACCTGGCGCGGCAGAGACTGGACCGGTGGATGCCCGAAGCGGGGGTCGCCTACCGGTGGGAGCCGCGCTTGGGCGGCTTCCGCAAGCCGTCGCCCGACTCGCCCGACACGGTCTGGCGCAACGCCTCCTTCCGGGGCTACGCCGCCCACACCCGCAGCCCGGACTTCCTCGCCGCCATGGACGCCCTCACGCAGCAGGCCGCCCGGGAGCGCACCGCGGTGATGTGCAGCGAGGCCGTGTGGTGGCGGTGCCACCGGCGCCTGATCGCCGACTTCGCCGTCCTCGCCCGCGGCGTCCCCGTCCACCACCTGATGCATGACGGGCGCCTCACGCCCCACAGCCCGACGCCGGGCGTGCGCCTCCGCGACGACGGCCTCCTCGTGTACGACGACGCCGGTACGCCCCCGTGA
- a CDS encoding ATP-binding SpoIIE family protein phosphatase: MRRTAEELAGIAVPRFADLAVVELVENVLAGEEPPPGPSGPGTVLRRVALRAGTPDAGTPDAGTPDAGAGALADPGPIAYPPGSPQARCLGTGRPVADSVQAAVTAPTAHPIAPLGEGVHTYVAAPLYARGRVFGLAGFYRRGEDRPYEEDDLALAGELAARAAISVDNARRFSREHDASLTLQRSLLPHALPRLTAADLASRYLPADGQTGASAEVGGDWFDAIPLSGLRVALVVGDVAGHGLQAAATMGRLRTAVRTLAALDLPPEEVLAHLDELVGRPAGDPAEEYDPATATTCLYAVYDPVACRCTAARAGHPPPAVAPPGGEARLLDLPAGPPLGLGGLQPYESTSFDLAPGSLLALYTDGLLKEGLGYGDTEASTGRLLSALTRSGPARDPERVCDRITETVLPGGPRDDVALLVARVGALPADRVATWELPADPSVVAEARRLVRRKLTEWGLAHMEFTTGLVVSELVTNAVRYGGGDPVSLRLLHDETLVCEVSDHSDSSPRIRRAGTTEEGGRGLFLVAQFTRRWGARFMPQGKTVWAEQVPHEDRRSPEADGHALLAMFDDVV, encoded by the coding sequence ATGCGGCGCACCGCCGAGGAACTGGCCGGGATCGCCGTGCCGCGCTTCGCCGACCTCGCCGTGGTGGAACTGGTCGAGAACGTCCTCGCGGGCGAGGAACCGCCGCCCGGACCCTCCGGCCCCGGCACGGTCCTGCGCCGCGTCGCCCTCCGCGCCGGCACCCCGGACGCCGGCACCCCGGACGCCGGCACCCCGGACGCCGGGGCCGGCGCCCTCGCCGACCCCGGCCCGATCGCATACCCCCCGGGCAGCCCGCAGGCGCGCTGCCTGGGCACGGGCCGGCCGGTGGCCGACTCCGTGCAGGCGGCCGTCACCGCGCCTACCGCCCATCCGATCGCCCCGCTGGGCGAGGGCGTCCACACGTACGTCGCCGCCCCGCTGTACGCCAGGGGCCGCGTCTTCGGGCTGGCCGGCTTCTACCGCCGCGGCGAGGACCGCCCGTACGAGGAGGACGACCTGGCGCTCGCCGGGGAACTCGCGGCCCGCGCCGCGATCAGCGTGGACAACGCCCGCCGCTTCAGCCGGGAGCACGACGCGTCCCTCACCCTCCAGCGCAGCCTGCTGCCGCACGCCCTGCCCCGCCTCACCGCCGCCGACCTCGCCTCCCGCTACCTGCCGGCGGACGGGCAGACCGGAGCGAGCGCCGAGGTGGGCGGCGACTGGTTCGACGCCATCCCGCTGTCCGGGCTGCGCGTCGCGCTGGTCGTCGGGGACGTCGCCGGCCACGGGCTGCAGGCGGCGGCCACCATGGGCCGGCTGCGCACGGCGGTGCGCACCCTCGCCGCGCTGGACCTGCCGCCCGAGGAGGTGCTGGCCCACCTGGACGAACTGGTCGGGCGCCCCGCGGGCGACCCGGCCGAGGAGTACGACCCCGCCACGGCCACCACCTGCCTGTACGCCGTGTACGACCCGGTCGCCTGCCGCTGCACCGCCGCCCGGGCCGGCCATCCGCCGCCGGCCGTGGCACCGCCCGGCGGCGAGGCGCGGCTGCTCGACCTGCCGGCCGGGCCGCCGCTGGGCCTCGGCGGGCTGCAACCGTACGAGTCCACCTCCTTCGACCTCGCCCCGGGCAGCCTGCTCGCCCTGTACACCGACGGGCTGCTCAAGGAGGGCCTGGGCTACGGCGACACCGAGGCGTCGACCGGCCGGCTGCTGTCCGCGCTGACCCGCTCCGGCCCGGCGCGCGACCCGGAGCGGGTCTGCGACCGGATCACGGAGACCGTGCTGCCCGGCGGCCCGCGCGACGACGTGGCGCTCCTCGTGGCCCGGGTGGGCGCCCTGCCCGCCGACCGGGTGGCGACCTGGGAACTGCCCGCCGACCCGTCCGTCGTCGCCGAGGCCCGGAGACTGGTGCGCCGGAAGCTCACCGAGTGGGGGCTCGCGCACATGGAGTTCACCACCGGGCTGGTGGTCAGCGAACTGGTCACCAACGCCGTGCGGTACGGGGGCGGCGATCCGGTGTCGCTGCGGCTGCTCCACGACGAGACGCTGGTCTGCGAGGTGTCCGACCACAGCGACTCCTCGCCGCGCATCCGGCGCGCGGGCACCACCGAGGAGGGCGGGCGCGGCCTGTTCCTCGTGGCGCAGTTCACCAGGAGGTGGGGCGCCCGGTTCATGCCGCAGGGCAAGACGGTGTGGGCCGAGCAGGTGCCCCACGAGGACCGGCGGTCCCCGGAGGCGGACGGGCATGCGCTGCTGGCGATGTTCGACGACGTGGTGTGA
- the mmuM gene encoding homocysteine S-methyltransferase, protein MTTATPPLTDVLASPSAALVLDGGLSNQLESAGHDLGDDLWSARLLAEDPEALVAAHLAYYEAGADVVTTAGYQATFEGFARRGVGRARAAELLALSVESVREAAVRARAAGVSRPLWTAASAGPYGAMLADGSEYRGRYGLGTAALEAFHRPRLEALAAAGPDVLALETVPDADEARALLRAVRGLGVPAWLSYTVAGGRTRAGGTLEEAFGLAAEADEIVAVGVNCCAPEEVLPAVETAARVSGKPVVAYPNSGETWDPVAGGWRGRSTFRADRAEEWRRAGARLIGGCCRVGPDAVAALADRLRRR, encoded by the coding sequence ATGACGACCGCCACTCCCCCGCTCACCGACGTCCTCGCCTCCCCTTCCGCGGCCCTCGTCCTCGACGGCGGGCTCTCCAACCAGTTGGAGTCCGCCGGCCACGACCTCGGTGACGACCTGTGGTCGGCGCGCCTGCTCGCCGAGGACCCCGAGGCGCTCGTCGCGGCCCATCTGGCGTACTACGAGGCGGGCGCCGACGTGGTGACGACCGCCGGCTACCAGGCCACCTTCGAGGGGTTCGCACGCCGGGGCGTCGGCCGCGCCCGCGCCGCCGAACTCCTGGCGCTCAGCGTCGAGTCGGTCCGCGAGGCGGCCGTACGGGCCCGCGCGGCCGGTGTCTCCCGCCCGCTCTGGACGGCCGCGTCCGCGGGCCCGTACGGGGCGATGCTCGCCGACGGATCGGAGTACCGGGGCCGGTACGGGCTGGGGACCGCCGCCCTGGAGGCGTTCCACCGCCCCCGCCTGGAGGCCCTGGCCGCGGCCGGGCCCGACGTGCTGGCGCTGGAGACGGTGCCGGACGCCGACGAGGCCCGCGCCCTGCTGCGCGCGGTGCGCGGGCTGGGCGTCCCGGCCTGGCTGTCGTACACCGTCGCCGGGGGGCGGACGCGGGCGGGCGGGACGCTGGAGGAGGCGTTCGGGCTCGCGGCCGAGGCGGACGAGATCGTCGCGGTCGGGGTGAACTGCTGCGCGCCCGAGGAGGTGCTTCCGGCGGTGGAGACCGCGGCGCGGGTGAGCGGCAAACCGGTGGTGGCATACCCGAACAGCGGCGAGACCTGGGACCCGGTGGCGGGCGGCTGGCGCGGCCGGTCCACGTTCCGCGCCGACCGGGCGGAGGAGTGGCGGCGGGCCGGGGCCCGGCTGATCGGCGGCTGCTGCCGGGTGGGCCCGGACGCCGTCGCCGCCCTGGCGGACCGGCTGCGGCGGCGGTGA